The stretch of DNA CGTCCTCCCCGTCAGGTCGTGCCATGCGGTGGCACGTCTCAGCATGGCGTGGTCACCGCCGTGCATCAGCACGGTGGCCGCCTCGGCGCCCGCGGCGCCGGCCCGAGCCGCGAAGTCCAGGGAGGACCTGGGGTCGGTCGTACGGTCCTGGTCGCCGTGCAGCAGCACCACGCGACGGCAGCGCAGGTGCGCCACCGGCTCCCCGGCAGGGCACCAGGGGGCGAGGCCGACCACTCCTCGCACCAGCGGATCCCCGGCGGCGCTCAGTGCGGCGCGGGCCCCCATCGAATGCCCCACCAGGACGGTCGGTACGTCACCGGTGAGCAGCTCCAGCTCACGCAGGGCCCGGCGGGCGTCCCGCGCCGCGTCCTGCCGCTCGCCGTTCCAGCCCCGGACGCGGTAGCGCACCCGTCCCATCAGCACCGCGCCTTTCGACGTCGACCGACGGATCGCGCCCTCGAAGAGACGCAGGCGCGCGCCCGGCAGATTCCACGGCGGGGGTGATGCGGTTCCGTGTTCCCGGCCGCCGTGCAACAGAAGGACGGCGGCACGTGGCTTCTCGACCGGTCCGCTCAGCTCGAGCGCCGGGCGGTTGCCATCGCGGAAGGGCACAGGGACTCCTCGACATGTCGGCGGGCCAGCCTCGTCCAGCGTCTCATCGCCCGTCAGACGTGCCGCGAGGAGGCTCACGCATCGACATGTTCGTCGGCGGACGCGTGCCGGATTGGTAGACGCCGAGAATGCAAGAGCGCCCCCTCGCGCGCCCCCCGATCGCGCCCTGAATCACACCCCCAGATGTTCAGGGAACGCGCTTGCCGTGCAGGTCAGAACGCGCTTTCCGAGTAAAGGCGTCGCGAGCTGGGTCTCGCTCACTTGGCTGGTTTGGTGCGGTTCGGCGCGGCCTCGATTCCGGTGTCCTCCGTGCGCGCCGAGAACCGGCGCGTGTATCCAGCACCTATAAGCGGCCCGGGATCTACGACCCCTCTGAGCGGCCACGGCATCCCGGAACGCCCGACTCCGGCAGGTCATCTCCCGTCCCTTGTCGCTCATTTCGTACCGCTAAGGGTTCGCCATCTTTTTTCCGCCAGGTTCCACAGAATCCGCACAGACCCCACAGGTGGGCCGCACTATGTGACGCGACAGAGCGAGACGGACACACACTGCGATGTGTGAACGTGTCGTTGGGGGGCGGGCCGTGGGGTGGAGACATCCCCTCGGTCCGACCGTGGAGGGGACCACGCACCGCATGAATCACACCGCGCGAGCGGCGGCACTCGGTGCCGGCGCTCTGCTTCTCGCGCTCTCGCTGCCCGGCAATCCGGCCGCGGCCGC from Streptomyces sp. BA2 encodes:
- a CDS encoding alpha/beta hydrolase — translated: MPFRDGNRPALELSGPVEKPRAAVLLLHGGREHGTASPPPWNLPGARLRLFEGAIRRSTSKGAVLMGRVRYRVRGWNGERQDAARDARRALRELELLTGDVPTVLVGHSMGARAALSAAGDPLVRGVVGLAPWCPAGEPVAHLRCRRVVLLHGDQDRTTDPRSSLDFAARAGAAGAEAATVLMHGGDHAMLRRATAWHDLTGRTVAGLLGLAELPPAIADQFPRHIG